The Pyrobaculum sp. 3827-6 genome has a segment encoding these proteins:
- a CDS encoding aconitase X swivel domain-containing protein: MLKPIVRGRGRAASRVVKITTPVSLLGDLDPERGTLAGVDVSGKIVALPYVKGSTVGPYVLWGAARRGKAPLAIVAQKPDLMLISACVLAGVPLFQGDLEEECINIDLESGVYDKC; the protein is encoded by the coding sequence ATGCTTAAGCCGATAGTAAGGGGCAGGGGCCGGGCCGCCTCCCGTGTTGTAAAAATAACAACGCCTGTGTCGCTACTCGGCGACCTAGATCCAGAGAGGGGCACGCTTGCGGGGGTTGACGTCTCTGGGAAAATAGTGGCGTTGCCCTACGTCAAGGGCTCTACCGTGGGGCCCTACGTGCTGTGGGGGGCGGCTAGGAGGGGCAAGGCGCCTTTGGCGATAGTGGCGCAGAAACCGGATCTAATGCTTATCTCGGCTTGTGTACTCGCCGGCGTCCCGCTCTTCCAGGGGGATCTCGAAGAGGAGTGTATTAATATCGATTTAGAGAGTGGGGTGTATGACAAGTGCTGA
- a CDS encoding phosphate uptake regulator PhoU, protein MRGEVRKVQLTGGATLIVSLPKEWAKRISLSPGDEVMVVTQPDDTLVLIPKKLGKRAGVVAELVINRPVDVAELERLFMTLYIGGAEVIVVRFSQVAMSLRKQIKEFIRRRIVDMEIVEEASDKLIVQSMVSTTELAVMDIAVKMLRLVSNMLSDLVAGLERDDVAMLRDIIERDDEVDRLYWLIERQLKRAAMSRYVMLELKIDDPRDLVEYVIIAKSIERMADHICRIAYVNQEEKVDMRVLGPILSKVSEFLRQAENLLVSETPAQRVAELQGEIIAWSQKARREEMPSDPATTIAKESALRIGEYVGDIVESLGRIRLKDKALVIGEALGRQQ, encoded by the coding sequence ATGCGAGGAGAGGTTAGAAAGGTCCAGCTAACCGGGGGTGCGACTCTCATTGTGAGTCTTCCGAAGGAGTGGGCGAAGCGCATTTCGCTATCCCCAGGTGACGAGGTGATGGTGGTGACTCAGCCCGACGACACGCTGGTCCTCATACCGAAGAAATTAGGAAAGCGGGCTGGTGTGGTGGCTGAACTCGTCATCAACCGGCCGGTGGATGTGGCCGAGCTGGAGAGGCTCTTCATGACTTTATACATAGGCGGCGCAGAGGTTATTGTGGTGAGGTTCTCGCAGGTTGCTATGAGTCTGCGAAAGCAGATTAAGGAGTTTATACGGAGGCGTATAGTCGATATGGAGATTGTGGAGGAGGCCAGCGATAAACTGATTGTACAGTCAATGGTGTCGACTACGGAGCTGGCCGTCATGGACATAGCAGTGAAAATGCTACGGCTGGTGAGTAACATGCTCAGCGACTTGGTGGCGGGCTTGGAGAGAGATGACGTGGCTATGTTGAGAGATATTATAGAGAGAGACGACGAGGTTGATAGGCTGTATTGGTTAATAGAGCGCCAATTGAAGAGGGCGGCTATGTCTAGATATGTGATGCTGGAACTCAAGATCGACGATCCGCGGGATTTAGTGGAGTATGTAATAATAGCGAAGTCTATTGAGAGAATGGCTGACCACATATGTAGAATAGCTTATGTAAATCAAGAGGAGAAAGTGGACATGCGCGTGTTGGGTCCGATCTTGTCCAAGGTATCCGAGTTTTTAAGACAGGCTGAAAATTTGCTGGTAAGCGAAACGCCTGCGCAGAGGGTAGCCGAGTTGCAAGGCGAAATAATTGCGTGGAGCCAGAAGGCGAGGCGGGAGGAGATGCCGTCTGACCCCGCCACAACTATCGCCAAGGAGAGCGCCTTGAGAATTGGCGAATATGTCGGCGATATAGTAGAGTCCCTCGGGAGAATAAGGCTTAAAGACAAGGCCTTAGTCATTGGCGAGGCTTTGGGCAGACAGCAGTAA
- a CDS encoding DNA topoisomerase IV subunit A, with protein MSSRAEFLKRLEDWGAALTNSILKLQEPVMEIPARTLSNTIWDEKARMLRLGPEKLQRRFLDMKEARRFMQTVLMLRLIVEAIREDVYPTIRDLYYNGKHTIVFKDPLGRTHRENTWDEQAESNAVIEDIEVAANVLREEMGVSADVKGKIVGPIVVRSQGYELDASKFGETALSLPVNVDALEIVKVEATYVLVVEKDAIFQRLVREKFWSQENAILVTAKGMPDRATRRFIRRLNEEYKLPVYVLTDGDPYGWYIYSVYKSGSIKLSYESERLATPDAKFLGLTATDIDAYKISDNYVIAANDRDIKRAQELLRYPWFQKPEWTREVNLFLRKKKKVEIEALSTHGLKFLHDYLRDKIRGRKFID; from the coding sequence GTGAGTAGCCGGGCTGAGTTTCTAAAGCGTTTGGAGGACTGGGGGGCCGCTCTGACCAACTCTATTCTCAAGCTTCAGGAACCTGTGATGGAGATACCGGCGCGTACGCTTAGCAATACTATTTGGGATGAGAAGGCGAGGATGTTGAGACTTGGCCCCGAGAAGTTGCAGAGAAGATTTCTCGACATGAAAGAGGCGAGGCGGTTTATGCAGACAGTCTTGATGCTGCGTCTCATTGTGGAGGCTATTAGGGAGGACGTGTATCCCACGATACGTGATCTCTACTACAACGGGAAGCACACTATAGTCTTTAAGGACCCCCTGGGTAGGACGCATAGAGAGAATACGTGGGATGAGCAAGCCGAGTCCAATGCGGTGATTGAGGATATTGAAGTGGCTGCAAATGTGTTGCGGGAGGAGATGGGAGTATCGGCTGACGTTAAGGGAAAGATCGTGGGACCTATTGTGGTGAGGTCTCAAGGTTATGAGCTCGACGCCAGTAAGTTCGGCGAGACTGCTCTCAGCCTGCCAGTTAACGTAGACGCCTTGGAGATAGTGAAGGTGGAGGCTACTTACGTACTTGTGGTAGAGAAAGACGCGATATTCCAGCGTCTTGTGAGAGAGAAGTTCTGGAGCCAGGAAAACGCCATATTAGTTACGGCGAAGGGCATGCCGGATAGAGCGACTAGGCGGTTTATTAGGAGGTTGAATGAGGAGTACAAGCTCCCGGTATATGTGCTCACAGACGGCGATCCCTATGGGTGGTACATATACTCTGTCTATAAAAGTGGGTCAATTAAGCTGAGTTATGAAAGTGAGCGCTTAGCTACGCCGGATGCCAAGTTTCTGGGGTTGACCGCCACGGACATAGACGCTTATAAAATATCTGACAACTACGTCATTGCGGCAAATGATCGCGATATTAAGAGAGCCCAGGAGTTGCTTAGGTATCCCTGGTTCCAGAAGCCTGAGTGGACTCGTGAAGTGAATCTGTTCCTGAGGAAAAAGAAGAAGGTGGAAATAGAGGCGCTTTCGACGCACGGCCTGAAGTTTCTACATGACTACCTCAGGGATAAGATACGCGGCAGGAAGTTTATCGACTAG
- a CDS encoding helix-turn-helix domain-containing protein, producing the protein MERVIYGASVGRRRDIILILHREGPMTLAKLRAALGTSASTLLFELSALERLGIVKREESLVSLTELGEKVASIIATAEPLKSLNFLSVIGLRPLVVWLLMSPLLPAAALVLLTGWIFSIVIGSLQNPSLSMIYVLYVGYYLPLSINLPPQISLAVSLLSLSGIILAIYLITNKKMSLYKTAVGVSPLSIYPATHLTLVQLARSLDYVYLITLSQILLFVALLFTATIFATVYSLEVGTTYEAALARSLLAFFVIPALFYLAPLR; encoded by the coding sequence GTGGAACGCGTTATCTACGGAGCCTCTGTGGGAAGGCGGCGCGACATAATCCTCATACTGCATAGAGAAGGCCCCATGACACTTGCAAAACTAAGGGCGGCGCTGGGGACGTCGGCCTCTACCCTACTATTTGAACTATCGGCTCTCGAGAGGCTGGGCATTGTGAAGAGGGAGGAGTCTCTGGTGTCTCTCACAGAACTGGGAGAAAAGGTTGCCTCTATCATCGCAACGGCAGAGCCTCTTAAATCGCTTAACTTCCTATCGGTAATAGGCCTGAGGCCGTTGGTTGTATGGCTACTCATGTCGCCGCTACTACCGGCGGCCGCCTTAGTTCTTCTAACTGGCTGGATTTTCAGCATTGTGATAGGGAGTCTTCAAAATCCATCCCTCTCGATGATCTATGTCCTGTATGTTGGGTACTACCTTCCACTTTCAATAAATCTACCACCACAAATATCACTGGCAGTCTCTCTACTTTCGTTATCGGGAATAATCCTTGCGATCTATCTCATAACTAATAAGAAGATGTCTCTCTATAAGACAGCGGTGGGGGTATCCCCCCTATCGATTTACCCAGCCACCCACCTAACCCTGGTACAACTCGCCCGCTCTCTCGACTATGTCTACCTCATCACCCTCTCTCAAATCCTGCTGTTCGTAGCTCTTCTCTTCACTGCAACCATCTTCGCCACGGTTTACTCCCTTGAAGTTGGCACAACTTATGAAGCCGCTCTGGCCCGCTCCCTCTTGGCATTTTTCGTAATCCCAGCGCTCTTCTACCTCGCTCCACTACGCTAA
- a CDS encoding protein-(glutamine-N5) methyltransferase translates to MEEIEEGDICVDVGTGTCIVGMALAAKCRVTLAVDIDLNSCKMCKPPVDVVCSDVANAVRRADVVVFNLPYLPPEEPTDAAVHDTGVVPRFLRWISMVRPRVVVLTFSSLGRADFILDALRAQCAVVRARKIHLFFETIYTVTAVCPKPRQ, encoded by the coding sequence GTGGAGGAGATAGAAGAAGGAGATATTTGCGTCGACGTCGGAACCGGCACTTGTATCGTGGGGATGGCGCTGGCCGCGAAGTGTAGAGTCACACTGGCCGTCGACATAGACCTGAATTCATGTAAAATGTGTAAACCACCTGTCGATGTTGTGTGTAGCGACGTGGCTAACGCTGTGCGGAGGGCAGACGTCGTAGTGTTTAATCTGCCATATCTACCGCCCGAGGAGCCAACTGACGCCGCGGTGCATGACACAGGCGTTGTGCCCCGGTTCTTGAGGTGGATATCGATGGTTAGACCCCGCGTCGTCGTTTTGACATTTAGCTCCCTTGGTAGGGCGGACTTTATACTAGACGCGTTAAGAGCGCAGTGCGCCGTAGTTAGAGCTAGGAAGATTCACCTCTTTTTCGAGACCATATACACAGTTACTGCTGTCTGCCCAAAGCCTCGCCAATGA
- a CDS encoding aconitase X, whose protein sequence is MSREYAREMVLRIADAVSGGEVVPVETAHISGVSYFTIGEYGVEFLEFLASSGARVSVFTTSNPAAIDLSGLLQVDERVAEGQSRISKALRSMGVSIFYTCAPYEFILTKPRTYHAWAESNAITYINTFRDSWSDKNPGPLALLGAIAGFVPKTALYTLDGRRPTAAVEVNIGPLGPLEAGVVGALIGERIGSGVPYIKGAVFADEESRREFAAALSTYSAMVFAVVEGATPNWRQYLELADFRDKIQISAEDIASYVRDVETPDVVYIGCPFADLETVLQIVAEVRRRGPTKRPVYISTSPGVYRQIQRLVEEVSGYNVKIFSGACLVVSPYTRRFRVIATDSLKAMFYIPKLHGVRVVPCRREECLELAYA, encoded by the coding sequence GTGTCTCGTGAGTATGCGCGTGAGATGGTGCTTAGAATTGCAGATGCGGTGTCGGGCGGAGAGGTTGTCCCCGTGGAGACCGCCCATATATCTGGGGTATCTTACTTCACAATTGGAGAGTACGGCGTGGAGTTTCTCGAATTTCTAGCTAGCTCCGGCGCCAGGGTTTCTGTCTTCACCACGTCTAACCCAGCGGCTATTGACCTCAGCGGCTTGTTGCAGGTAGACGAGAGGGTGGCGGAGGGGCAGAGCAGAATATCGAAGGCGCTCAGATCAATGGGGGTAAGCATTTTTTATACATGTGCGCCGTATGAGTTTATACTCACCAAGCCACGTACCTACCACGCGTGGGCGGAGTCAAACGCGATAACCTACATAAACACCTTTAGGGATTCCTGGTCAGATAAGAATCCCGGCCCCCTGGCTCTGTTGGGAGCTATTGCCGGGTTTGTGCCCAAGACGGCTCTATATACTCTAGACGGGAGGCGCCCCACCGCGGCTGTAGAAGTCAACATAGGGCCTCTGGGGCCTCTGGAGGCTGGCGTGGTTGGGGCATTGATAGGGGAACGCATCGGCTCCGGCGTGCCCTACATCAAGGGAGCCGTCTTCGCCGATGAGGAGAGCCGTAGGGAATTCGCCGCAGCCCTCTCCACCTACTCCGCCATGGTTTTCGCCGTGGTTGAGGGCGCGACGCCTAACTGGCGTCAATATCTCGAGTTGGCGGATTTCCGAGACAAGATCCAGATATCGGCAGAAGACATCGCTAGCTACGTAAGAGACGTCGAGACGCCCGACGTGGTGTATATCGGGTGCCCCTTCGCAGATCTAGAGACAGTTTTACAGATAGTGGCAGAGGTTAGGAGGAGGGGACCTACAAAAAGGCCGGTGTACATATCCACCTCCCCTGGCGTCTATAGGCAGATACAGAGACTCGTAGAGGAGGTCAGCGGCTACAACGTGAAGATATTTTCAGGCGCGTGTCTGGTGGTGTCGCCCTACACCCGTAGATTTAGGGTAATAGCCACCGACTCGCTGAAGGCGATGTTCTACATCCCCAAGCTACACGGCGTTAGAGTTGTCCCATGCAGACGCGAGGAGTGTCTCGAACTTGCCTATGCTTAA
- a CDS encoding UbiD family decarboxylase has protein sequence MRVSDLVSNLPDLQIYNPPYGEFTIARVLRETEGRSTPVFREVKPGYVGVGNIIDTRLKLYRYLGVGRDEEAYQKLLAAVESPASVERVSTWRDLYRTVDSLYELPMVRYYEKEARPYITSGVVVGLGLDGVYNASIHRFSPVGSRKAVVRLVPRHLYHIYKVSIARGREVPIAVAWGVHPLVLLAAATSPPYGVFELGVAARLLGGLKVMELDNGAVAPFLSSVVIEGFLTSEQAEEGPFVDIVGVYDRVRLQPVVRVERIYVLREEAYVHYLLPAGSEHMLLMGFEREAKIWRAVKSVVPMVRKVRLTKGGFGWLVAVISLDKSVEGDAKNALLAAFAAHPSLKIAIAVDGDVDPDNPVEVEWAVATRLRADRGLFVIPYVRGSTLDPVALNEEGLTHKVGIDATRPLDVDPVLFERARIPE, from the coding sequence ATGCGCGTCTCCGACCTGGTCAGCAACCTTCCTGACCTACAGATCTACAACCCGCCCTACGGCGAGTTCACCATCGCCAGGGTTTTGAGAGAGACAGAGGGCCGATCTACGCCAGTATTTAGAGAGGTAAAACCCGGCTATGTTGGGGTAGGCAATATTATAGACACGAGGTTAAAGCTGTATCGATATCTCGGAGTTGGTAGAGACGAGGAGGCTTATCAAAAACTACTAGCCGCGGTAGAGAGCCCGGCTTCCGTGGAGAGGGTATCCACGTGGCGCGATCTCTATAGGACTGTAGATTCGCTTTACGAGTTGCCCATGGTTAGGTACTACGAGAAGGAGGCGCGTCCCTACATCACATCTGGCGTCGTCGTGGGCTTGGGTTTGGACGGTGTGTACAACGCCTCTATACACAGATTCTCGCCCGTGGGAAGCAGAAAAGCCGTCGTGAGGCTTGTCCCGAGGCACCTGTATCACATCTACAAGGTCAGTATTGCAAGAGGTCGGGAGGTGCCTATTGCTGTGGCGTGGGGTGTCCACCCCCTAGTGCTCCTCGCCGCCGCCACCTCCCCGCCCTACGGCGTTTTTGAGCTCGGCGTAGCCGCGCGCCTCCTGGGGGGGCTCAAGGTGATGGAGCTCGACAACGGGGCCGTTGCGCCGTTTCTATCCTCTGTGGTTATTGAGGGCTTCTTAACTTCGGAGCAGGCAGAGGAGGGACCCTTTGTCGATATAGTGGGCGTATACGACAGGGTAAGGCTTCAGCCTGTTGTGAGAGTGGAGAGGATATACGTGTTGCGGGAGGAGGCGTATGTCCACTACCTACTGCCGGCGGGTTCTGAGCACATGCTCCTAATGGGTTTCGAGAGAGAGGCGAAGATTTGGAGAGCTGTTAAGTCTGTGGTTCCCATGGTGAGGAAGGTGAGGCTGACAAAGGGGGGGTTTGGCTGGCTAGTGGCGGTGATTTCGCTAGACAAGTCTGTCGAGGGCGACGCGAAGAACGCGTTGCTGGCGGCTTTTGCGGCCCACCCCAGTTTAAAAATCGCCATAGCCGTTGATGGCGATGTGGATCCCGACAACCCAGTGGAGGTGGAGTGGGCTGTGGCCACGAGGCTCAGGGCGGATAGAGGCCTCTTTGTTATTCCCTACGTGAGGGGATCCACGCTGGATCCCGTAGCTTTAAACGAGGAGGGGTTGACCCACAAGGTGGGTATCGACGCCACGAGGCCGCTGGACGTCGATCCGGTATTGTTCGAGCGGGCGAGGATACCTGAATAG
- the albA gene encoding DNA-binding protein Alba: MATEQTILVGKKPATNYVIATVMAFNAGVKKVVLKARGAAISKAVSTAVMVRDRFLPGKVQIKDVKLLSDKVQGQGGRERTVAAIEVVLEMA; encoded by the coding sequence ATGGCAACAGAACAGACAATACTAGTAGGGAAAAAACCAGCTACAAACTACGTAATTGCCACGGTGATGGCGTTCAACGCCGGCGTTAAGAAAGTGGTGCTGAAGGCTAGAGGTGCAGCCATCTCCAAGGCCGTCTCGACTGCTGTAATGGTGAGGGACAGATTCCTCCCAGGCAAGGTGCAGATAAAAGACGTTAAGCTGCTAAGCGACAAGGTACAGGGCCAGGGCGGCAGGGAGAGAACAGTTGCGGCTATTGAGGTAGTACTCGAAATGGCCTAG
- a CDS encoding DNA topoisomerase VI subunit B — protein MYAYEALPVAEWFRRNRELAGFHNPTRALYQTIRELTENSLDATETYGILPTILLRVNVEDEQKGWVSVYAEDNGIGIPGNEIPNVFGRVFYSSKYRIKQHRGVFGLGLKMVVLYAQSTTNKPVLVRSAPLKSDKIFEYQIMIDTNSNSPIILDKREYPNKYRWHGTAVKVYLEGNWLASKKRIEDYLRRTAIIAPYAEIIFKGPDLELWLKRRTTKLPPAPKEGLPHPRSVDVDTLKQMIQESRGLTLQEFLMENFDAVGEGTAKAFLEWAGFNPNMKVRALTPEELVRLVEKMKQYEGWRRPRSDWLSPAGAELLEIGAKAILGAEAVFAVTRKPESYGGHPFIVEAAVAWGGQIPPGDRPVLLRYANKIPLLYDEGADVARKVVDEFNWQNYKVKFPAPLAVIIHVCSTKIPYASAGKEAIAEVPEIEKEMRLALRDAAKKLRLYLSRKEKEMEMLNRYITLAKYIDEVAYNLALVTRIDKEPIAGNLHKLIEKKIGLTVDELVKHTLSMSSTQQEMAEAAPQ, from the coding sequence ATGTACGCTTACGAGGCTTTGCCGGTGGCTGAGTGGTTCCGTAGGAACCGGGAGCTGGCGGGTTTTCACAACCCGACTAGGGCGCTGTACCAGACAATAAGGGAGTTGACGGAGAATTCTCTTGACGCCACGGAGACGTACGGCATACTCCCCACTATACTACTAAGGGTTAACGTAGAGGATGAGCAGAAGGGGTGGGTGTCTGTATACGCAGAAGACAACGGTATTGGGATACCTGGCAACGAGATCCCAAATGTCTTTGGCCGGGTTTTCTACAGTAGCAAATACCGCATTAAGCAACACAGAGGGGTCTTCGGCCTAGGTCTCAAGATGGTGGTGCTGTACGCCCAGAGCACTACAAACAAGCCGGTTCTAGTGAGATCGGCTCCGCTGAAATCCGACAAGATTTTTGAATATCAAATAATGATAGATACCAATAGCAACAGCCCCATTATCCTCGACAAGAGGGAGTATCCGAATAAGTACAGGTGGCACGGCACTGCGGTAAAGGTGTATCTAGAGGGTAACTGGCTAGCCTCCAAAAAGCGTATTGAGGACTATCTAAGGAGAACCGCTATAATTGCCCCCTACGCCGAGATCATCTTCAAAGGGCCTGATTTAGAGCTGTGGCTAAAGAGGAGGACTACCAAACTGCCGCCGGCTCCCAAGGAGGGTCTTCCTCACCCGAGAAGTGTTGACGTCGATACATTAAAGCAGATGATTCAGGAAAGCAGAGGGCTGACGTTGCAGGAATTCCTAATGGAGAACTTCGACGCCGTGGGCGAGGGCACCGCCAAGGCCTTCCTGGAGTGGGCGGGGTTTAACCCAAATATGAAGGTCAGGGCGCTTACACCCGAGGAGTTGGTGAGGCTTGTGGAGAAGATGAAGCAGTACGAGGGGTGGCGGAGACCGCGCTCCGACTGGCTCTCCCCAGCCGGTGCGGAGCTTCTGGAGATAGGCGCCAAGGCCATACTGGGCGCGGAGGCCGTCTTTGCCGTGACGCGGAAGCCGGAGTCCTACGGCGGCCACCCCTTCATTGTCGAGGCGGCTGTGGCGTGGGGCGGGCAGATACCCCCCGGCGACAGGCCGGTGTTACTCCGCTACGCAAACAAAATCCCGTTGCTCTACGACGAGGGGGCTGACGTCGCGAGGAAAGTCGTCGACGAGTTTAACTGGCAGAATTACAAGGTAAAATTCCCGGCGCCACTCGCAGTCATAATTCATGTCTGTTCCACTAAAATACCTTACGCCTCCGCGGGGAAGGAGGCCATAGCAGAAGTGCCCGAGATAGAGAAGGAGATGCGGCTCGCCTTGAGAGACGCCGCAAAGAAGCTTAGGCTATACCTCTCGAGAAAGGAGAAGGAGATGGAGATGTTAAACCGCTACATTACGCTTGCCAAGTACATAGACGAGGTAGCCTACAACCTTGCTCTTGTCACGCGGATAGATAAGGAGCCGATAGCTGGGAATCTCCATAAGTTGATTGAGAAGAAGATAGGTCTCACCGTCGATGAATTAGTAAAGCACACCCTATCAATGTCGTCAACACAGCAGGAGATGGCCGAGGCGGCGCCTCAGTAG